In Flavobacterium sp. N3904, one DNA window encodes the following:
- the dnaN gene encoding DNA polymerase III subunit beta, with protein sequence MKFIVSSSYLLKQLQVLGSVINNNNTLPILDNFLFELNNNELTVSASDLETTMSATLAIDSTSKGSVAVPAKLLLEILKTFPEQPLTFTVEENSTIEISSNSGKYALAYAPGEEFPKSVNLDEPSVTLVPADVLATAISKTIFAAGNDDLRPVMSGVFFQFSPEGLIFVATDAHKLVKYARTDVKASQVAEFIMPKKPLNILKSILGTSDAEVKIEYNDSNATFSFDNYILLCRLIDGKYPNYEAVIPKENPNKLMMDRSQFLSSVRRVAIFSNKTTHQIRLKVAGAELNISAEDIDYSNKAEERLTCDYQGDDMQIGFNSRFLTEMLNNLQSDMIMLEMSLPNRAGILTPIDGLEEGETVTMLVMPVMLNS encoded by the coding sequence ATGAAATTTATAGTATCGAGTTCGTACTTATTAAAACAATTACAAGTTTTAGGTAGCGTTATCAACAATAACAATACTTTACCAATCTTGGACAACTTCTTGTTTGAATTAAATAATAACGAATTAACGGTTTCTGCATCCGATTTGGAGACTACAATGTCAGCCACATTGGCTATAGACTCTACCAGTAAAGGAAGTGTTGCAGTACCTGCAAAATTATTATTGGAAATTCTTAAAACCTTTCCAGAACAACCCTTAACTTTCACAGTTGAAGAAAACAGCACTATAGAAATCAGTTCAAACTCAGGAAAATATGCTTTGGCGTATGCTCCGGGAGAAGAATTCCCAAAATCAGTAAACTTAGACGAACCATCGGTAACGTTAGTTCCCGCAGATGTTTTAGCAACTGCTATTAGCAAAACCATCTTCGCAGCAGGAAACGACGATTTGCGTCCGGTAATGTCTGGCGTATTCTTCCAGTTTTCGCCAGAAGGTCTGATTTTTGTGGCAACAGACGCTCACAAATTGGTAAAATATGCTCGCACTGATGTAAAAGCATCTCAAGTAGCTGAGTTTATTATGCCAAAGAAACCTTTAAACATTTTAAAAAGTATCTTAGGCACATCAGATGCTGAAGTAAAAATAGAATACAACGATTCAAATGCTACGTTCTCTTTTGACAACTACATTTTATTGTGTCGTTTAATCGATGGAAAATATCCAAATTACGAAGCAGTTATTCCAAAAGAAAATCCAAACAAATTGATGATGGATCGTTCTCAATTCTTGAGTTCTGTGCGTCGTGTTGCGATTTTCTCTAACAAAACAACGCACCAAATTCGTTTGAAAGTCGCTGGAGCAGAATTAAACATTTCTGCCGAAGATATAGACTACTCAAACAAAGCCGAAGAAAGATTGACTTGTGATTACCAAGGAGACGATATGCAAATAGGTTTCAACTCTCGTTTCTTAACCGAAATGTTAAACAACCTGCAATCTGACATGATTATGCTCGAAATGTCATTACCTAACAGAGCTGGAATTCTAACTCCTATAGATGGACTAGAAGAAGGCGAAACCGTAACTATGCTTGTAATGCCAGTCATGCTTAACAGCTAG
- a CDS encoding MutS-related protein has translation MEIYKSNSRNYSGELKAINSKYNSISFLRFISILLFLGSLFYYIKTSESVFVITAIILFAGFLFLMRIHSKLSFQKKIKTALIQINENEIAYLERKSIPFENGTEFNDFHHPYAYDLDIFGAHSLFQNLNRTATFIGKKTLAKQLLTLLPNEEILKNHKAVQELKEKLNWRQEFLALAKVGQDNESFYKTLLQWRLYNSKPLSKAAVVISYLFPALFVCCLIAYFVTSNTVFLTYSSFLFVINLGILGNFTKRIQMEIAQSENINTIISQYSLLVQKIENESFKSEKLKDLQQKFNFKNQKASAHLQKLAELFSNMETIGNFVTALLFNGTFLFNLHVLKSMIAWKKEHAEVLEEWLEVIGEFEMLNSLANFSYNNPEFVYPELNSNYEISFSNLSHPLLNPVTRVGNEVEFQPQSFMILTGSNMSGKSTFLRSLGINMVLSGMGAPLCASQANVHPLPVLVSMRLSDSLSDSESYFFAEIKRLKQIMDELEANPAFVLLDEILRGTNSDDKRNGTIEVVKKVIAKKAIGAIATHDIEVCLTTNEYPNILTNKCFEVEISNNELHFDYTLRDGICKNKSATFLMKKMGVI, from the coding sequence ATGGAAATATACAAAAGCAATAGTCGAAACTATTCGGGGGAGTTAAAAGCAATTAATTCAAAATACAATAGCATTAGTTTTCTGAGGTTTATTAGTATTTTACTTTTTTTAGGAAGCCTATTTTATTACATAAAAACCAGCGAATCAGTATTTGTCATAACAGCAATTATACTCTTTGCTGGTTTTCTTTTTTTGATGCGAATCCATTCGAAATTATCTTTTCAAAAAAAGATAAAAACTGCATTGATCCAAATCAATGAAAATGAAATCGCTTATTTAGAACGCAAATCAATCCCTTTTGAAAATGGTACTGAGTTCAACGATTTTCATCATCCGTATGCCTATGATTTGGATATTTTCGGTGCGCATTCGTTGTTCCAAAATTTAAATAGAACAGCCACTTTTATTGGAAAAAAAACCTTAGCCAAACAGTTATTGACACTTTTGCCAAATGAGGAAATACTAAAGAATCATAAAGCTGTACAGGAATTAAAAGAAAAGTTAAATTGGCGTCAGGAGTTTTTGGCTCTTGCCAAAGTAGGACAAGACAATGAATCATTTTATAAAACCTTGTTGCAATGGAGATTATACAATAGCAAACCACTTTCTAAAGCAGCTGTGGTAATTTCATATTTATTTCCAGCACTTTTTGTATGTTGTCTTATCGCTTATTTTGTGACTTCAAACACGGTTTTCTTGACATATTCATCTTTTTTGTTTGTAATTAATTTAGGTATTTTGGGGAATTTCACAAAGCGAATTCAAATGGAAATTGCACAATCCGAAAATATAAATACAATAATCAGTCAATACAGTTTATTGGTTCAAAAAATTGAAAACGAAAGTTTTAAGTCCGAAAAACTGAAAGATTTGCAACAAAAATTCAACTTTAAAAACCAAAAGGCTAGCGCTCATCTTCAAAAATTAGCGGAGTTATTTTCTAATATGGAAACTATTGGGAATTTTGTTACTGCTTTATTATTTAACGGAACATTTCTTTTTAACCTTCACGTTCTAAAATCGATGATTGCTTGGAAAAAGGAACATGCTGAAGTTTTAGAAGAATGGTTAGAAGTTATTGGAGAGTTTGAAATGCTCAATAGTTTGGCCAATTTCTCGTATAACAATCCGGAGTTTGTATATCCTGAATTGAATTCGAATTATGAAATTTCTTTTTCTAATCTAAGTCATCCTTTATTAAATCCGGTAACTAGAGTAGGGAATGAGGTAGAGTTCCAGCCACAATCGTTTATGATTCTTACAGGGTCGAATATGTCGGGCAAAAGTACTTTTTTGCGTAGTTTAGGAATCAATATGGTACTTTCGGGAATGGGTGCACCTTTGTGTGCGAGTCAGGCCAATGTGCATCCATTGCCCGTTTTGGTCTCGATGCGACTCTCTGATTCGTTATCCGATAGTGAATCCTATTTCTTTGCTGAAATCAAGCGCTTAAAGCAAATTATGGATGAATTGGAAGCCAATCCCGCCTTTGTGCTTTTGGACGAAATTCTAAGAGGAACCAATTCCGATGATAAACGCAACGGAACGATTGAAGTGGTCAAAAAAGTAATTGCCAAAAAAGCAATCGGCGCCATCGCTACGCACGATATTGAAGTTTGTTTAACTACAAATGAATACCCAAATATTTTAACCAACAAATGCTTTGAAGTTGAGATTAGTAATAACGAATTGCATTTTGATTACACACTTCGTGACGGTATTTGCAAAAACAAAAGCGCTACTTTCTTGATGAAGAAAATGGGAGTTATTTAG
- a CDS encoding universal stress protein — MKKILFPTDFSEVANNAFVHALHFAKVVNAELILLHTFELPIIDNQFTPDNYYAIFDSLQLAQFDMFKNEIPKLRELAQKNHLENIKLSHKLMDGDLIYSIKKAIREEKIDFIVMGTSGATGWESFFIGSNTGAVVTALDVPVLSIPLEAQFTKIEIIGFTTRFREKDKSALRQVIKIAKKTHAVVKCLYVKTSKSDVSEATINEWKTEFENEPVQFSIINSDLVKETILDFISHKNIDILAMITHKRNFFSELFKPSLTQKFSNISTVPVLAMHEE; from the coding sequence ATGAAAAAGATTTTATTCCCCACAGATTTTTCCGAAGTCGCCAATAATGCATTTGTCCATGCATTACATTTTGCAAAAGTGGTGAATGCAGAACTCATATTACTACATACTTTCGAATTGCCCATTATTGACAATCAGTTCACTCCCGACAATTACTATGCAATTTTTGATTCTCTGCAATTGGCACAGTTTGATATGTTCAAAAATGAAATCCCAAAACTTCGTGAACTCGCACAAAAAAATCATCTTGAAAACATCAAACTTAGCCACAAACTGATGGATGGGGACTTGATTTACAGTATAAAAAAAGCCATCAGAGAAGAAAAAATAGATTTTATCGTAATGGGAACTTCAGGAGCCACTGGTTGGGAATCATTTTTCATAGGTTCCAACACTGGAGCAGTAGTCACAGCATTAGATGTTCCAGTTCTAAGCATTCCCTTGGAAGCTCAATTTACCAAAATCGAAATCATTGGTTTTACTACCCGTTTTAGAGAAAAAGACAAATCAGCTTTAAGACAAGTTATTAAGATAGCCAAAAAAACGCATGCTGTTGTAAAATGTTTGTATGTCAAAACGAGTAAATCTGATGTTTCAGAAGCAACAATTAACGAATGGAAAACTGAGTTCGAAAACGAACCCGTCCAATTTTCAATAATAAACAGTGATCTTGTTAAAGAAACTATTTTGGACTTTATATCACATAAAAATATTGACATTTTGGCGATGATTACCCACAAGCGTAATTTTTTCTCTGAGTTGTTCAAACCGAGTTTAACCCAAAAATTTTCAAATATATCAACAGTTCCGGTTTTGGCCATGCACGAGGAATAG
- a CDS encoding universal stress protein → MKKILFPTDFSDVSKNAFIYALKLADAIDAEIITLHVYQLDSPAYLDVSIYLQEIYEYEELTNFENYKDEVPVLRKIAEANNLEHIKISNVLLQGSLVEEVVKLSKKENIDFIVMGTKGATHLREIFLGTIATKIMNESKAIVLAIPEKCEFKPIEKILFTTKYDIKDIEALQKVQTLANIFHSHIDCLNVKPPHTVYKDDFIVDFKNVFKNQNVAFHSILSNDVEGEILDFIEKNNINMIAIHVQHRSFFQKLFEVSLSKKLAFHSKIPILSIQ, encoded by the coding sequence ATGAAGAAAATATTGTTCCCAACAGACTTCTCAGACGTTTCAAAAAACGCCTTTATTTACGCTTTAAAGCTAGCCGATGCGATTGATGCTGAAATTATTACGTTGCACGTTTATCAATTGGACTCACCCGCTTATTTAGATGTTTCTATCTATTTGCAGGAGATTTATGAATATGAAGAATTAACTAATTTCGAAAATTACAAAGACGAGGTTCCTGTTTTACGAAAAATAGCCGAAGCCAATAATTTGGAACATATAAAAATCAGTAATGTGCTCCTACAAGGTTCTTTGGTAGAAGAAGTAGTCAAACTTTCCAAAAAAGAAAACATCGATTTCATCGTTATGGGGACCAAAGGAGCTACCCATTTGCGTGAAATATTTTTGGGAACTATCGCTACCAAAATTATGAATGAATCCAAAGCTATCGTTCTAGCTATACCCGAAAAATGTGAATTTAAACCCATTGAAAAAATATTGTTTACCACAAAATATGACATAAAAGATATCGAAGCTTTGCAAAAAGTACAAACTTTAGCCAATATATTTCATTCCCACATTGATTGCCTGAATGTAAAACCACCACACACGGTTTACAAAGACGATTTTATTGTCGATTTCAAAAACGTTTTTAAAAACCAAAATGTAGCTTTTCATTCCATATTAAGCAACGATGTTGAGGGTGAAATTTTGGATTTTATTGAAAAAAACAACATAAATATGATTGCCATTCACGTACAACACAGAAGTTTTTTTCAAAAATTATTTGAGGTAAGTCTTTCCAAAAAACTCGCATTTCACAGTAAAATTCCAATTTTATCAATTCAGTAA
- the mnmE gene encoding tRNA uridine-5-carboxymethylaminomethyl(34) synthesis GTPase MnmE: MIQNDSIVALATPSGAGAIAIIRISGEDAIAIGHTVFRSIKNKDLRLQKTHTLHLGHIVDDKKTLDEVLVSVFKGPNSYTGENTIEISCHGSTYIQQQIIQLLLRKGCRMADAGEFTLRAFLNGKLDLSQAEAVADLISSDNEASHQIAMQQMRGGFSNEIAKLREELLNFASLIELELDFAEEDVEFADRTQFHELLNRIEFVLKRLIDSFAVGNVIKNGIPVAIVGEPNVGKSTLLNALLNEERAIVSEIAGTTRDTIEDELVIGGIGFRFIDTAGIRETADVVESIGIKKTFEKIEQAQVVVFLFDSSEFKISGLKLKVELEKIKNQFPLKPLVIIGNKADKLTEIEIQNIKAEIPEILLISAKEKLGVEDLKSQLLSFVNTGALRNNETIVTNTRHYDSLLKALDEIQKVKYGLETNLSSDLMALDIKEALYQFGMITGQVTNDELLGNIFANFCIGK; encoded by the coding sequence ATGATCCAAAACGATTCTATAGTTGCTTTAGCTACTCCTTCGGGAGCCGGTGCCATTGCCATAATTCGAATTTCTGGCGAAGATGCCATTGCAATTGGTCATACGGTTTTTCGATCTATAAAAAACAAAGATTTAAGACTGCAAAAAACGCATACGTTGCATTTGGGACATATTGTTGATGACAAAAAAACACTGGACGAAGTTTTGGTTTCAGTTTTTAAAGGCCCAAACTCTTATACTGGAGAGAATACAATTGAGATTTCGTGTCACGGTTCTACATATATCCAACAGCAAATTATTCAGTTATTGTTACGAAAAGGCTGTCGAATGGCCGACGCGGGCGAATTTACCCTTAGAGCTTTTCTGAATGGCAAACTCGATTTATCACAAGCCGAAGCTGTTGCTGATTTGATTTCCTCCGATAATGAAGCGTCACACCAAATTGCAATGCAGCAAATGCGTGGAGGTTTTTCGAACGAAATTGCCAAACTGCGTGAGGAACTATTAAATTTCGCCTCGCTTATTGAACTTGAATTGGACTTTGCCGAAGAAGATGTAGAATTTGCCGACAGAACCCAATTTCATGAATTATTGAACCGAATTGAGTTTGTACTGAAAAGATTAATCGATTCATTTGCTGTCGGAAATGTAATAAAAAATGGAATTCCAGTAGCTATTGTAGGCGAACCCAATGTTGGAAAATCAACTTTATTAAATGCTTTGTTGAATGAAGAACGCGCTATTGTTTCTGAAATTGCGGGTACAACCCGTGATACAATTGAAGACGAATTGGTGATTGGCGGAATAGGTTTCCGATTTATTGACACAGCCGGAATACGGGAAACAGCTGATGTAGTGGAAAGTATTGGGATTAAAAAAACATTCGAAAAAATAGAACAAGCACAGGTTGTCGTTTTCCTTTTTGACAGTTCCGAGTTTAAGATTTCTGGTTTAAAATTAAAAGTAGAATTAGAGAAAATTAAAAATCAGTTTCCCCTAAAACCTTTGGTTATAATCGGCAACAAAGCGGATAAACTAACTGAAATTGAAATACAAAATATCAAAGCGGAGATACCAGAAATTCTATTAATTTCGGCAAAAGAGAAACTAGGTGTTGAAGATCTTAAAAGTCAATTGCTATCGTTTGTCAACACAGGTGCTTTGCGCAATAACGAAACCATTGTTACCAACACCAGACATTACGATTCGTTGCTTAAAGCATTAGACGAAATTCAGAAAGTAAAATACGGTCTTGAAACCAATCTTTCTAGTGACCTTATGGCGCTCGATATAAAAGAGGCTTTGTACCAATTTGGGATGATTACTGGTCAGGTTACGAATGATGAATTGTTGGGGAATATCTTTGCAAATTTCTGTATCGGCAAATAA
- a CDS encoding helix-turn-helix domain-containing protein, with the protein MSSNIEVIRICEHCKKQFTARTTRTRYCSPICNSRGYKALVRSGKVEKSNNETFQLLNTDLEKIKPLEFLKITQASLLFGISRSTIYRLVNNGYLDIAKFGKRTVIRRCDLEAFFAIPIQDVTLKTGQQFPGFDNCYTITQIQQKYNISSGALYLLIQRQGIVKYSVGKFTCVAKQDIDIIFNAVGR; encoded by the coding sequence ATGAGTTCTAACATTGAGGTTATCAGAATTTGTGAGCACTGCAAAAAACAGTTCACAGCCAGAACAACTCGGACACGATATTGTTCACCCATTTGCAACAGTCGGGGTTATAAAGCACTAGTACGCAGCGGAAAAGTAGAAAAAAGCAATAACGAAACCTTTCAGCTATTAAACACAGATTTGGAAAAAATAAAGCCGCTTGAGTTTCTAAAAATTACTCAAGCCAGCCTTCTTTTCGGGATCAGCAGGAGTACCATTTACAGGTTAGTTAACAATGGATATCTCGACATTGCAAAGTTTGGCAAACGAACTGTTATCCGCAGATGCGACCTAGAAGCTTTCTTTGCTATTCCCATCCAGGATGTTACTTTGAAGACTGGACAGCAATTTCCTGGTTTTGACAATTGCTATACTATCACGCAAATTCAGCAGAAGTACAATATTTCTTCAGGAGCACTCTATCTATTGATTCAACGGCAGGGCATTGTAAAATATTCCGTTGGAAAATTCACCTGTGTAGCCAAACAGGATATTGATATAATTTTTAATGCTGTTGGAAGATGA
- a CDS encoding tyrosine-type recombinase/integrase, which produces MKNINVTLRKRTLPSGKITLYLDFFPPIYNAKTREFSRREYLGLYLVSKPKNNIDKAMNSENLHKAEVICANRRNELNKQQIYTPFEQERLRLQEIGKKSFLQYIKQTAEIKTGNNAEIWKYAIIHFEKFLKNEDILMEEIDVTVVEDFREYILKAKCLKKKDQFLAQNTALSYFNKIKATLRKAYKKGLLQTDVNAAVESIKEQESQRNFLTMEEATRLFRTPCKKEIVKRVCMFSLLTGIRYSDVAKLTWAEVQYSKSEGYYIRFKQQKTDRPVTLPISHEAFELLGEKEALSKRVFYDLKKWDVDRLLPIWVKDASIEKHITFHCFRHTYATLQMAAGTDIFTVSKMLGHKSIKTTQIYTKIIDEKKRETTNKISFK; this is translated from the coding sequence ATGAAAAATATAAATGTTACATTAAGAAAAAGGACGCTGCCAAGTGGAAAGATTACATTATATCTTGATTTTTTCCCTCCAATCTATAACGCTAAAACTCGTGAATTTTCGCGCAGAGAGTATTTAGGTTTATATCTGGTTTCAAAACCAAAAAATAATATTGATAAAGCAATGAATTCAGAAAATTTGCACAAGGCCGAGGTGATTTGTGCAAATAGGCGTAATGAATTGAACAAGCAGCAAATCTATACACCATTTGAACAAGAGCGGCTTCGTCTGCAGGAAATAGGAAAAAAATCATTCCTGCAGTATATAAAACAGACAGCAGAAATCAAGACCGGCAATAACGCTGAAATCTGGAAATATGCAATTATCCATTTTGAAAAGTTTCTTAAGAACGAGGACATATTAATGGAGGAAATTGATGTAACAGTTGTTGAGGATTTCAGGGAATACATTTTGAAGGCAAAATGTTTAAAGAAAAAAGACCAGTTTTTGGCTCAAAACACTGCCCTATCCTATTTTAATAAGATCAAGGCCACCTTGCGAAAAGCTTACAAAAAAGGATTACTACAAACGGATGTTAATGCTGCGGTCGAAAGCATCAAGGAACAGGAGTCCCAAAGGAACTTCCTTACTATGGAAGAAGCTACAAGACTGTTTAGGACACCTTGTAAAAAAGAAATTGTCAAACGCGTCTGCATGTTTTCTCTGCTAACAGGAATACGCTATTCCGATGTTGCAAAACTTACATGGGCAGAAGTGCAGTATAGTAAAAGTGAAGGATATTACATAAGATTTAAGCAACAAAAAACGGACAGACCGGTAACCCTTCCTATTTCTCACGAAGCTTTCGAGCTCCTAGGTGAAAAAGAGGCGCTAAGTAAGAGAGTCTTTTATGATTTAAAAAAATGGGACGTAGACCGACTGCTACCTATTTGGGTTAAAGACGCATCAATTGAAAAACATATTACGTTTCACTGCTTTAGGCATACCTATGCAACATTGCAGATGGCGGCAGGTACCGACATATTTACGGTATCGAAAATGCTGGGACACAAAAGCATAAAGACAACGCAGATATATACAAAAATCATCGACGAGAAAAAAAGAGAAACAACTAATAAAATTTCATTTAAATAA